The genomic region TTTAAATACATCTAAACCTTAACCTGTGGGCGCAgtgagagtcagaatggcgggtgtatgtaaataaaaatgaacaaaaagcataccatattttagtacctaatttgtactatttggtacctcatataaaaaaattagtacctcacggaaTTTacagttattaccaaaaaacgttacacccgccaacctgacagtcagaatggcgggtgtattttattaagctatgatcccgcgattattgataaattctataaaagccaaattttagtacctttttaatactttaatattcaattataaattgagccattttatttgtggtttccgagttttactaattttacacattgcattgctattaaaaaaaatcaggcgctttaatttttcaccgtatcgatatcgtttttaagaaaaaacgctacgctacaactatttttattacgccaggatttagtacctttcatgtttaatctgttaccctttcacggttaatctgttaggttcaattaactatgaaaattacgtcttacaaatggccaggagCCATGTCAAGGGATgcttcctaagaagaaattccgctcttcattgtgcatgtaattgtgcacctaatacctattcttaagtacatggtgattaatcaaatcaaacttgcaaattatgtctgtttgtccgtaTATTAGTGTGATGAATATACTTCTTTGTGGTATTCCGTTGATGTCCTTGTTTTGCTAAGATATGCTAAGTACCACATACTATATTCTACTGTGAATACGATTGAAATACATACCTTTTACaagcaatattttcatttaactaTTCTTACATGAGGTTTTTCTATCGTCTCGGTTAGTTTCTTAACTTATACataactaacaaaataccacacccggtagcagggatcggataccggtattttttgtatgggaacggaaacggtattttttcgttctttgctaattacttcatttctaattgggtaatctaataatacgaagtcgtaacctaaatacacaactgagtcctacatttcgagtataaaataattcgaaaaatatggttatttctaagtttttgcaaaaaaccggttccgatccctgcccgGTAGTATTTTCATGTTTAATATCCAAAAGGTggatacagggtggattttctttttgagtcagtgagggcagctaccagatcccgtgctgctacgagaaaacggtcttagaagaccttccctcgatttcaaattaataaagattggcttttacagattttgaaaaaaatatacagggtgcgagaaaaaggtcatttttgcaaactttttgaagtgaaaacttctttggcggcgctgggcactttttgaggtggggaaaaaatgataaactcgagacagcgtaaggcgatcacgtgaccgtaaggggcgtaaggcgatcacgtggcatttaaatgaataaagaaaaactcaatgttatttgacatttatgttgcggactccttttcaagactctttacctatgttcaaatatcCATGtcatgtatgtaaataaacatgtcaatgaaaaagtgtgatcttatttgagaatgataataatatataataaataaatagaatacctccgctaaacgtatgtatcgcgttacagggcgtcggtaacatagtgtggtgagttttcacttctatcggcactcccggagtgcatccgttgttgcttgttttttgatgccaatcgatcccattcctattgaggatcaaaagcttgtatggaaccaaaaaaaaacttccggctagaaaagccacaaatcgaggaaaacttttcccatactctttgtatgaaaatgaaaacttttatttttcacatgctatttttgtatgccaatcgatttccttcctatccagtatcaatagtttccttggggtcaacttacggtaatgtactaaaaagtcaacaaataaaaaaaaactttttccatacatttactatggagaaaacgtgaaatttaattcacattcttctatctgcccaatcagtcctgttcctgttacatttaaagatcataatactgtatgaagacatctTACTGCTGtaagactgatgggcgagatagaaaattgtgaataaaatttcacgttttctccatagtaaatgtatggaaaaagtatttattaatttgtggctttttagtacattatcggaagttgacccctaggaagctattgatactggataggaatggaatcgattttcatacaaaaatagcatgtgaaaaataaaagttttcattttcatacaaattgtatgggaaaagttttcctcgatttgtggcttttctagtcggatttttttttggttcttttgatcctcaataggaatgagatcgattggcatcaaaaaaaagtttgcaaaaatgacctttttctcgcaccctgtatttttttttcaaaatctgtaaaagccaatctttattaatttgaaatcgagggaaggtcttctaagaccgttttctcgtagcagcacgggatctggtagctgccctcactgactcaaaaagaaaatccaccctgtatagaaccTTTTGGATATTAAACATGAAAATACTACCGGGTGtggtattttgttagttatGTATAAGTTAAGAAACTAACCAAGACGATAGAAAAACCTCATGTAAGAAtagttaaatgaaaatattgcttGTAAAAGGTATGTATTTCAATCGTACTCACAGTAAAAATATAGTATGTGGTACTTAGCATATCTTAGCAAAACAAGGACATCAACGGGATCCCACAAAGAAGTATATTCATCACACTAATATAGGGACAAACAGACAATttgcaagttttatttgattaatcaccatgtacttaagaataggtattaggtgcacaattacatgcacaatgaagagcggaatttcttcttaggaagcATCCCTTGACATGGctcctggccatttgtaagacgtaattttcatagttaattgaacctaacagattaaccgtgaaagggtaacagattaaacatgaaaggtactaaatcctggcgtaataaaaatagttgtagcgtagcgttttttcttaaaaacgatatcgatacggtgaaaaattaaagcgcctgattttttttaatagcaatgcaatgtgtaaaattagtaaaactcggaaaccacaaataaaatggctcaatttataattgaatattaaagtactaaaaaggtactaaaatttggcttttatagaatttatcaataatcgcgggatcatagcgtaataaaatacacccgccattctgactgtcaggttggcgggtgtaacgtgttttggtaataactttaaattccgtgaggtactaatttttatatatgaggtaccaaatagtacaaattaggtactaaaatatggtatgctttttgtttatttttgtttacatacacccgccattctgactctcaccgcatttgTCTCACACAAAACTAAAGAGTATTATTGCGGCCAGTTACCTGTTTTTTCTTCGTAACAGGAGTGGATGGGGTTCTGCAGGGAGAACCAGTCTCCGCTAGGCGATGCCGGCGCCTTCCCCCTAGCCTGAAATGCTGTAGAACACCACATTTGAACATAAAAGTCTAGTAAATAGTACTAATTTTAAATCTAGTGCAATTAAATGATCTAAATATCGCAATGGAATTGGTTAAATCTGAGTTATTGGTAAGTTATTGATTGTTTTACATAcctgtgacagattaccaaaagtATTTCTAACAGTTCTAAAAGTCCTCGAAATCTTCTCAGCGCCGGACTGTAAGGCACGACGGGAATTAGCGAAGGATTTGTTCTTAAATAAGTTCTTATTATAACACCCATCGACGTTTCTGAGGCTTTCTCTGGCCGGAGAATCGATCGCAGAGTCCGACACAAAGGGATCCTTCATTGTATAAATTTGAAGGCGCACAAAACACTTATTatcactttgttttattaactagaTGACTAACTTGCTAAtgcaatataaaaatatcactAGTTAATACATTTTTCCCaaaaaatggtaaaaatcaATCGTGTACACTTTTGACGGCTTTGTAACGTTCTTTTCTTTTTTCGGCCGTTacaccaaagagtagtataatatatatatattacacaCACACATCCATAGTATGAGACCACAGACTAAGAACCAAAACATTATACAAAGGTTTCCTGTAGTACCAACATAACAAGTATGAAAAACTGATTCAAGGCGTAAAAAAGGGATAGCATGgcaatttctctttctctcacAATAtgtactatagttggtcaaaccaatttgtcagtaaataggaacaaaaactatactcatccttttctttagagtgctagtactagtgtaagacaaagattgtatgattctctctgtatatgtttgaaatgagagtcCTTTGAAATgagagtcctttgacacactatctCTATATGTAACATAAAACAAGGAGACggattcaatattttattcagACGGTTGTCTTAacaattatttttgtagcataaACTCTACTAATTAAATAACATTCACTACTATAATTTGTGATTTATTCAGGAGCCTCGAGAGTGCATGTAGTAATCGATAACTGTCGAGAATGCCGCGAAACCGGCTGCACCCAATACGCCTGCTCTTAGGCCACCTGAAAAAAGGAAGAATAATAatttatagtctggcaaaccaatttgttaCAATAAAAGGtgcaaaattcaaaatttctatGGTAGTGACCATTAGCAAAACttgatacatatttaaaaaaaagattttatttcTGTTTATCTTGctgataaagtccgtcaaccaaatcttgtcagtagtaaaaggcggcaaatttgaaaaatcgcgggttagcaacactgtgttcgaataattccaaaatgcgtgtcatctgtgttttatctgtggaatgtggatcgtgaacgacagccgtcaccttatttgttttcatttggttttcattctgaatcgtttctgtttcaagagatatttctgctgtcaccattaaataccaatacattaaataagaataagcaaagctaagggacctacaatgtacaatcatgctcgttgaaggtaaacattactaaaaattgaggttatgacaagtacatactggaagaactctttcgaacttttaagattgttcagttttttgttttagggttaaaaggcataaataaaattaaaacgtatgcctaaatctatccaacaagaccataatatgtgtcctggaaaccgtccataggcccacatgtctaatattttcagcaatcagttgtgactatttgcaaagatgcaatagaatactacagagtattatgcttggttgaagtgacccggtaacattggtaacttcattatattttttcaatttataacctgaattatagtgtaagctaaagtgacccttatcttatttaactttaaattaaataaacgcccaaatatcagttgttttatttttaatatgtaatcctattgtacaatatataccaatcaaaaaattacacaggtatgtcatattcatcgagaatagtacactaatttacattaactagtggcatattatattgtaaataacaaatatatgcactatctaattatctgcattttgatatgattttattttagtaaacttagaagacatagatagggaacaaagagaatataagcactacgaaagggagttgtttttgatatcttcaaatttgttcatcattttgattaacattgttttaacatcgcttttaaattgtccgtccgtttcaaattttttcaataaaccgcgagtgacaatttgaattgacgtacgcagggcgcgctcagcggaaaaaaaaatcttttggttcgatgtacattgcttcttttcttagcgcaatactgctctttgagtgttgccctactttagtttgctttacattgctactgacaagatttggttgacggactatatgtttaatccctttcttacaaatatataagtcaaaatgacagataaagacaaacgattcatagctaattcaggccaggaacgcgtttatgaataacgccaatatATACCTAGTAGATGCACGCATTGATGACACGAATTACATACCTATTGATAAAATTCCAATCGGCTTATTATCAATTGTCCCAATCTAAAGTCTTGACTGCAACATAAATTCTGTCAAAAATCACATATTCGAAGGGAAAtccaattatgtacctacttacacttaTAGGTACCTTGAATATCAAACATGAGGTTTACCCATGGTTTCCCAGTACTATAAGAATGGTTCACGAACATGTCATACACACTGTGGCGACATGGGTCACGCGCTGATCAGCGGGCATGTCGAGTAAAGTCCGACAACGCTGCGCCACTTCACCCGACTTCGCTGACGACACGTGTCGCCTAGTGTATgttgttttagattttacacattatcaatgaatatttaatctTACTAACCACTAACCCTTACAGACGAGGTGCTAGAAGAGCGCAGTAAGTACAAGGCGATCGCCGAGGAGGTAGACCAGACGTTCGCCGACCTGTCCGGCTACTGAGCAACTAAACGCACCGCCATCTTGCACGATTTGGCGGGAAAATGATTAAAAACTAAACGTTCGTGCAGAGGGCTCTATGGATATGGTTATGGTCTAACCATTAATTAAGGCTTCTACAAACGGCGCAATAAATGTATTGCGATTTTAGACAATAGGgcattttcctactagtcaaatcagttgcttttttagaactgtcaaaacgatatgctaatatggaatttatatgaaacattacatcgtgacgtcacggtcaacccacctaaagtccgtcaaccaaatcttgtcagtagtaaaaggcggcaaatttgaaaaatcgcgggttagcaacactgtgttcaaataattccaaaacg from Cydia amplana chromosome 19, ilCydAmpl1.1, whole genome shotgun sequence harbors:
- the LOC134656755 gene encoding uncharacterized protein LOC134656755, coding for MKDPFVSDSAIDSPARESLRNVDGCYNKNLFKNKSFANSRRALQSGAEKISRTFRTVRNTFGNLSQHFRLGGRRRHRLAETGSPCRTPSTPVTKKKQVLGRSPAKLYSPFGIETPHSRDFRMSPYMPDTPDHGLSPKRRKGVTHSWHILAKKRPRALFH